Proteins encoded together in one Streptomyces sp. NA04227 window:
- a CDS encoding S66 peptidase family protein — MSIRYPRPLRPGDRVGVTSPSSGVPDELRARLDVALGDVRARGYEVVVGSCMDGSGHVSAPAEERAAELMEMLTDPTIRAVIPPWGGELAIDLIPLLDWERLAAAEPTWFVGYSDVSTLLTPLTLLTGTATLHGNNLMDTPYEVSEGLVSWLDLVAAPPGYRFTQTPPGRHRTVGHDDFAAFPEIRTYTLDSTGPWVRLDGSGDVTAEGRLIGGCIETLAGLAGTRCLDSTAFAEREAPEGLLVYVEACEDNAFVICRNLHGMRLAGFFDRANAILVGRTGAPDSRTLTQHEAVLDALGSLNVPILADVECGHVAPYMPIVNGARGRVVHTAEGRGELTQTLD, encoded by the coding sequence ATGTCGATTCGCTATCCCCGCCCCCTCCGCCCCGGCGACCGCGTCGGAGTCACCTCTCCGTCGAGCGGCGTCCCCGACGAACTGCGTGCGCGGCTCGACGTCGCCCTCGGCGATGTGCGGGCGCGCGGCTACGAGGTCGTCGTCGGCTCGTGCATGGACGGTTCGGGGCACGTCAGTGCGCCCGCCGAGGAGCGTGCGGCCGAGCTGATGGAGATGCTGACCGATCCGACCATCCGGGCCGTGATCCCGCCCTGGGGCGGCGAGTTGGCGATCGACCTGATCCCGCTGCTCGACTGGGAACGGCTGGCCGCGGCGGAGCCGACCTGGTTCGTCGGCTACTCCGACGTGTCGACCCTCCTCACCCCGCTGACCCTGCTCACCGGCACGGCGACGCTGCACGGCAACAACCTGATGGACACGCCCTACGAGGTGTCCGAGGGGCTGGTGTCCTGGCTGGATCTCGTCGCGGCGCCGCCGGGGTACCGGTTCACCCAGACCCCGCCCGGCCGTCACCGGACCGTGGGCCACGACGACTTCGCCGCGTTCCCGGAGATCCGTACGTACACGCTCGATTCCACGGGCCCCTGGGTACGGCTCGACGGCAGCGGCGACGTGACGGCCGAGGGACGGCTGATCGGCGGCTGCATCGAGACGCTGGCCGGTCTGGCCGGGACGCGCTGCCTCGACTCCACCGCCTTCGCCGAACGCGAGGCCCCGGAGGGGCTGTTGGTGTACGTGGAGGCGTGCGAGGACAACGCGTTCGTCATCTGCCGCAATCTGCACGGCATGCGGCTCGCCGGGTTCTTCGACCGGGCGAACGCGATCCTGGTCGGCCGCACCGGCGCGCCGGACAGCCGCACCCTCACCCAGCACGAGGCCGTCCTCGACGCGCTCGGCTCCCTGAACGTGCCGATCCTGGCCGACGTCGAGTGCGGCCACGTGGCGCCCTACATGCCGATCGTCAACGGGGCCCGCGGTCGCGTCGTCCACACGGCCGAGGGCCGCGGCGAGCTGACGCAGACGCTGGACTGA
- a CDS encoding DUF1062 domain-containing protein has product MLKTWMVMPTCLPLVRHRCHACASEFFRANGKFRVNANHKLLDAWLLALCVSCGETAKFTVLERMNVRSVRPELLERMHANDLALAAELLQDPVVRRRNRIALDWADAWRLDTGEQDHLHRELNGESAADDWVTDDSVLDVSVHFAARIPVRPVRLIAEGCGLSRAEVERLLTEGKLVSAVRLGGKVSGDFGFLLKR; this is encoded by the coding sequence GTGCTCAAGACCTGGATGGTCATGCCCACCTGCCTGCCTCTCGTTCGCCACCGCTGCCACGCGTGCGCGTCCGAGTTCTTCCGGGCGAACGGCAAATTTCGCGTCAACGCCAACCACAAGCTGCTCGACGCCTGGCTCCTCGCGCTCTGCGTCTCCTGCGGGGAAACGGCGAAGTTCACGGTCCTGGAGCGGATGAACGTACGCTCCGTACGACCTGAGCTCCTCGAGCGGATGCACGCCAACGACCTCGCCCTGGCAGCCGAGTTGCTCCAGGATCCGGTCGTACGGCGACGCAATCGCATCGCCCTCGACTGGGCGGACGCCTGGCGCCTCGACACCGGCGAACAGGATCACCTTCACCGCGAGCTGAACGGGGAGTCCGCAGCCGACGACTGGGTGACCGACGATTCCGTACTCGACGTCTCGGTCCACTTCGCGGCACGGATTCCGGTCCGGCCGGTGCGGCTGATCGCCGAAGGCTGCGGTCTGTCCCGGGCCGAGGTCGAGCGGCTGCTCACGGAGGGCAAGCTCGTCTCGGCGGTACGGCTGGGCGGCAAGGTCTCCGGCGACTTCGGCTTCCTGCTCAAGCGCTGA
- a CDS encoding Clp protease N-terminal domain-containing protein produces the protein MRTQVRLDAPQLSRRTCLLALPDLDELIAEVDRTCRAAHVPDSGREQPDWLALLTVRARISGQLQTLADDLVEDSVEHCRMHDRTWTDIGTALGVTRQAVQQRFHAPHKRYPAERLTEELRTAMAEVKRAVVQHWNNYIGTEHLLWGLTAAAQDNGATRWLRDAGMAPEEVHRAVAARLSTGASQAAERIAWTSYSRKAMALAQERAEGEGRELIDCADLLLGLVRIDRGVAATVLTEAGLATAPTEDGLATVSADAGLAAVPAEDVSQDGLAAADPAQSD, from the coding sequence GTGAGAACGCAAGTACGCCTTGACGCTCCTCAACTGTCAAGGCGTACTTGCCTCCTGGCGCTTCCCGATCTGGACGAACTCATAGCGGAAGTCGACAGGACGTGTCGGGCCGCGCACGTTCCCGACAGCGGCCGGGAACAGCCCGACTGGCTGGCGCTGCTCACCGTCCGGGCCCGGATCTCCGGCCAACTCCAGACTCTCGCCGACGACTTGGTCGAGGACTCCGTCGAGCACTGCCGGATGCACGACCGCACCTGGACCGACATCGGCACCGCGCTCGGCGTGACCCGGCAGGCGGTGCAGCAGCGGTTCCACGCGCCCCACAAGCGGTACCCGGCCGAGCGGTTGACCGAGGAACTGCGTACGGCGATGGCCGAGGTGAAGCGGGCCGTCGTGCAGCACTGGAACAACTACATAGGAACGGAGCACCTGTTGTGGGGGCTGACCGCCGCCGCACAGGACAACGGCGCCACCCGCTGGCTGCGCGACGCGGGTATGGCGCCCGAGGAGGTGCACCGCGCCGTCGCCGCCCGGCTGAGTACGGGGGCCTCGCAGGCCGCCGAACGCATCGCGTGGACGTCGTACTCGCGCAAGGCGATGGCGCTCGCTCAAGAGCGGGCCGAGGGCGAGGGCCGCGAACTCATCGACTGCGCGGACCTGTTGCTCGGCCTGGTCCGGATCGACCGGGGCGTCGCCGCGACCGTACTGACCGAAGCCGGTCTGGCGACGGCACCGACCGAGGACGGTCTCGCGACGGTATCGGCCGACGCCGGCCTCGCGGCCGTACCGGCCGAGGACGTGAGCCAGGACGGTCTCGCCGCCGCGGACCCGGCACAAAGCGATTGA
- a CDS encoding barstar family protein → MGSAGHAGSAAAPQCVLSSDEDPDESWGTALQARGLFTPVGGGGLRTVQLLGCAPSGALARSAGHLGGRCAEAGNADFALLDTEGLGMGSYFVNDVTVTAAGPSRYGDGLLDLTVSLWCASALPRSGELWDLIRHGRLDRPGMWRSFGPKGRLAWLSVALTSRTYRHRESPEDAPPGQVYVLDGTQVVDEDSFYCALGEAVNGPGGYFGWNLSALDDCLRGRWGAAPPFTLRWLNSGVAKSRLRERIDGRIDARDDARDSQGKAPSTLFDVLLEIFGEHGIEVELR, encoded by the coding sequence TTGGGCAGTGCAGGACATGCGGGGAGCGCGGCGGCGCCGCAGTGCGTCCTCAGCAGCGACGAGGACCCGGACGAGAGCTGGGGCACGGCGCTTCAGGCCAGGGGACTGTTCACGCCGGTGGGGGGCGGGGGACTCCGGACGGTCCAACTGCTGGGCTGCGCGCCGAGTGGCGCTCTGGCGAGGAGCGCCGGTCACCTCGGTGGACGCTGTGCCGAGGCGGGGAACGCGGACTTCGCTCTGCTGGACACGGAGGGCCTCGGCATGGGGTCGTACTTCGTGAACGACGTGACCGTGACCGCGGCCGGACCCTCGCGGTACGGGGACGGCCTGCTGGATCTGACGGTGAGCCTGTGGTGCGCGAGCGCGCTGCCGCGGTCCGGTGAGCTGTGGGACCTGATCCGGCACGGACGGCTGGACCGGCCCGGCATGTGGCGCTCCTTCGGGCCGAAGGGGCGCCTGGCCTGGCTGTCGGTGGCGCTGACCTCCCGTACGTACCGGCACCGTGAGAGCCCGGAGGACGCGCCTCCCGGGCAGGTGTACGTACTGGACGGCACGCAGGTGGTCGACGAGGACAGCTTCTACTGCGCGCTCGGCGAGGCGGTCAACGGACCCGGCGGCTACTTCGGCTGGAATCTGTCCGCCCTGGACGACTGCCTCAGGGGCCGGTGGGGTGCCGCCCCGCCGTTCACGCTGCGGTGGCTCAACTCCGGGGTCGCGAAGTCGCGGTTGCGCGAGCGCATCGACGGTCGCATCGACGCCCGGGACGACGCCCGGGACTCGCAAGGCAAAGCACCCTCCACACTCTTCGACGTTCTTCTGGAGATCTTCGGGGAGCACGGGATCGAGGTCGAGTTGAGGTAG
- a CDS encoding peptidoglycan-binding protein produces MAEPLSASKILQILRDEGLKVHEVRNWRRHNRNAKGAWGPVHGVMIHHTAGSENQVDLCYDGHAGLPGPLCHGVITKKGEIFMVGHGRANHAGSGDPDVLAAVVDERRLPADNQATVDGNSRFYGFEAINLGDGKDPWPKAQLEAIEKVSAALCRAHGWTERSVIGHKEWQPGKVDPRGFTMDGMRGRIKARLAGQEGAGGDGDTSTEPPKERPGQGGEPGPGPRPRPKYAPYPGKDFFRAGRSHPLITMMGHRLNAEGCGRYEHGPSDDWTDADRKSYQAWQHKLGFKGKDADGVPGKVSWDLLKVPNP; encoded by the coding sequence ATGGCTGAACCGCTGAGCGCTTCGAAGATCCTGCAGATCCTCAGGGACGAGGGCCTGAAGGTGCACGAGGTGCGCAACTGGCGCCGCCACAACCGGAACGCGAAGGGCGCCTGGGGACCGGTGCACGGGGTGATGATCCACCACACCGCGGGCAGCGAGAACCAGGTCGACCTCTGCTACGACGGCCACGCCGGCCTGCCCGGGCCGCTGTGCCACGGGGTCATCACCAAGAAGGGCGAGATCTTCATGGTGGGCCACGGCCGGGCCAACCACGCGGGCTCGGGCGACCCCGACGTCCTCGCCGCCGTCGTCGACGAGCGCAGACTGCCCGCCGACAACCAGGCGACCGTCGACGGCAACAGCCGCTTCTACGGCTTCGAGGCGATCAACCTCGGCGACGGCAAGGACCCTTGGCCCAAAGCCCAGTTGGAGGCCATCGAGAAGGTCTCCGCCGCGCTCTGCCGCGCCCACGGCTGGACGGAACGCTCCGTCATCGGCCACAAGGAGTGGCAGCCCGGCAAGGTGGACCCGCGCGGGTTCACCATGGACGGCATGCGCGGGCGGATCAAGGCCCGTCTCGCGGGCCAGGAGGGTGCGGGCGGCGACGGCGACACCTCGACCGAGCCGCCGAAGGAGCGGCCCGGCCAGGGCGGGGAACCGGGTCCGGGCCCGCGGCCCCGGCCCAAGTACGCGCCCTACCCGGGCAAGGACTTCTTCCGGGCGGGCCGCAGCCATCCGCTGATCACCATGATGGGCCACCGCCTCAACGCCGAGGGCTGCGGCCGCTACGAACACGGCCCCAGCGACGACTGGACGGACGCCGACCGCAAGTCGTACCAGGCCTGGCAGCACAAGCTCGGTTTCAAGGGCAAGGACGCCGACGGCGTTCCGGGGAAGGTGAGTTGGGACCTGCTGAAGGTGCCCAACCCCTGA
- a CDS encoding GNAT family N-acetyltransferase: MTQLRFVQVDAQADGGTAAEDWRHVHNTIIPSSPLTLDDVRERSGRNLLEVAYLDGVLVGCSTVRSPTDEDAATVIARTLPAHRGRGIGTALYERGLARARERAVGGLVETVVWEANTEGLRFALSHGFEETDRYVLPGDDVPWITLAQTFA; encoded by the coding sequence GTGACCCAGCTTCGCTTCGTACAGGTGGACGCCCAGGCGGACGGCGGAACAGCCGCCGAGGACTGGCGGCACGTCCACAACACGATCATTCCCTCCTCGCCGCTCACCCTCGACGACGTGCGCGAGCGGTCCGGGCGTAACCTTCTGGAGGTCGCGTACCTGGACGGCGTGCTCGTCGGCTGTTCCACGGTGCGCTCGCCCACCGACGAGGACGCGGCCACCGTGATCGCCCGGACCCTGCCCGCGCACCGAGGCCGGGGGATCGGCACGGCGCTCTACGAGCGGGGCCTGGCGCGGGCCCGGGAGCGCGCGGTCGGCGGCCTGGTGGAGACCGTGGTCTGGGAGGCCAACACGGAAGGCCTCCGGTTCGCGCTGTCCCACGGGTTCGAGGAGACGGACCGGTACGTACTGCCCGGCGACGACGTCCCCTGGATCACCCTGGCGCAGACCTTCGCCTGA
- a CDS encoding DUF6519 domain-containing protein yields MHADLSRLTFRPERHYSAVVAQQGRVQLDADSNEQTLIDLARTRALTAELIGQHGGPAGNLGFAVHFDGQRDLDSLEIGGGRYYVDGIELDSTRPAPGEPVPDEADDEDKAAPKAPALWSYWDQPDAYRDPEVPGDRLPTRFPYLVYLKVWERLVTAAEDPELREVALGSAMPDTAARVKVVWQVLATGLDRLGIDGEPSADQVAKAFREWAAKQETPAAKAAFRAERPGHGDEDPCLVKPDSRYRGPENQLYRVEIHDGGTTKEATFKWSRENGSVVFPVDELDGTWVQLASLGGDDKLDLDVGDRVEFVDSAYTSRLEPLPLLRVEELDLPGRRVRLSDEPQRGIGLRAELNPYLRRWDHRDGYKRSKDGAGAKLKQGAVALEEGRWLHLEDGVEVYFANGGTYRTGDHWIVPARTATGSVQWPVDIARRPLLRAPLGIATHHAPLAVITGEGSQLDLRRQFAPLGEPVPAASEAELALEAQARDEELAAEAGPAPGPASSRSQTTAEAEDAADRGGERGEDHG; encoded by the coding sequence ATGCACGCTGACCTCTCGCGCCTGACCTTCCGGCCGGAGCGGCACTACTCCGCCGTGGTGGCCCAGCAGGGCCGGGTGCAGCTCGACGCGGACAGCAACGAGCAAACGCTGATCGACCTGGCCCGTACCCGGGCCCTGACCGCGGAACTGATCGGGCAGCACGGCGGCCCGGCGGGCAACCTCGGCTTCGCGGTGCACTTCGACGGCCAACGGGACCTGGACAGCCTGGAGATCGGCGGCGGCCGCTACTACGTGGACGGGATCGAGCTGGACTCGACCCGTCCGGCGCCCGGCGAGCCGGTGCCCGACGAGGCGGACGACGAGGACAAGGCCGCCCCGAAGGCGCCCGCGCTCTGGTCGTACTGGGACCAGCCCGACGCCTATCGCGACCCGGAGGTGCCGGGCGACCGGCTGCCCACCCGGTTCCCGTACCTGGTCTATCTGAAGGTGTGGGAGCGCCTGGTGACCGCGGCCGAGGACCCGGAGCTGCGGGAGGTGGCCCTCGGCTCGGCGATGCCGGACACGGCGGCCCGGGTGAAGGTGGTCTGGCAGGTGCTCGCCACCGGCCTGGACCGGCTCGGCATCGACGGCGAACCCAGCGCGGACCAGGTCGCGAAGGCCTTCCGCGAGTGGGCCGCGAAGCAGGAGACCCCCGCGGCGAAGGCCGCCTTCCGCGCCGAGCGCCCCGGCCACGGCGACGAGGACCCCTGCCTGGTCAAGCCGGACTCCCGCTACCGGGGCCCGGAGAACCAGCTCTACCGGGTGGAGATCCACGACGGCGGCACCACCAAGGAGGCCACCTTCAAATGGTCGCGGGAGAACGGCAGCGTCGTCTTCCCGGTGGACGAACTCGACGGCACCTGGGTGCAGTTGGCGAGCCTCGGCGGTGACGACAAGCTGGACCTGGATGTCGGCGACCGGGTCGAGTTCGTCGACAGCGCGTACACGAGCAGGCTCGAACCGCTGCCGCTGCTGCGGGTGGAGGAGCTCGACCTGCCCGGCCGCCGGGTACGGCTGTCCGACGAGCCGCAGCGCGGCATCGGCCTCCGCGCCGAGCTGAACCCGTATCTGCGGCGCTGGGACCACCGCGATGGGTACAAGAGGAGCAAGGACGGTGCGGGCGCGAAGCTGAAGCAGGGCGCGGTCGCACTCGAGGAGGGCCGCTGGCTGCACCTGGAGGACGGCGTGGAGGTCTACTTCGCCAATGGCGGCACCTACCGCACCGGCGACCACTGGATCGTGCCCGCGCGCACCGCCACCGGTTCGGTGCAGTGGCCGGTGGACATCGCGCGCAGGCCGCTGCTGCGGGCCCCGCTCGGCATCGCGACGCACCACGCGCCGCTCGCCGTGATCACCGGCGAGGGCAGCCAGCTGGACCTGCGCAGGCAGTTCGCCCCGCTGGGCGAGCCCGTGCCCGCCGCCTCCGAGGCCGAACTCGCCCTGGAGGCACAGGCCCGCGACGAGGAGCTCGCGGCGGAGGCCGGGCCCGCCCCGGGTCCGGCGAGCAGCCGTTCACAGACGACCGCCGAGGCCGAGGACGCGGCCGACAGAGGGGGCGAGAGGGGAGAGGACCATGGCTGA
- a CDS encoding VWA domain-containing protein: MPDAPDVNDEASAADERLRRWRLVLGGEAADGTGRALTGRDAAMDGALSALYGSKDKDGRGKDRSAGLGASAPSVARWLGDIRTYFPSSVVQVMQRDAIDRLGLNTLLLEPEMLEAVEADVHLVGTLLSLNKAMPETTKETARAVVRKVVEDLEKRLATRTRATLTGALDRSARISRPRHHDIDWNRTIAANLKHYLPEYRTIVPERMIGYGRAAQSVKKDVILCIDQSGSMASSVVYASVFGAVLASMRSIATRLVVFDTAVVDLTDQLDDPVDVLFGTQLGGGTDINRALAYCQSQITRPAETVVVLISDLYEGGIRDEMLKRVAAMKAAGVQFVALLALSDEGAPAYDRDHAAALAALDAPAFACTPDLFPDVMAAAIEKRPLPVPDKEVVR; the protein is encoded by the coding sequence GTGCCGGACGCGCCGGACGTGAACGACGAGGCGTCGGCGGCCGACGAACGGCTGCGGCGGTGGCGGCTGGTGCTCGGTGGGGAGGCGGCGGACGGTACCGGGCGGGCGCTCACCGGTCGGGACGCGGCCATGGACGGGGCACTGTCCGCGCTGTACGGGAGCAAGGACAAGGACGGGCGGGGCAAGGACCGGTCGGCGGGGCTCGGGGCCTCCGCGCCCTCGGTCGCACGCTGGCTCGGGGACATCAGAACGTACTTCCCCTCCTCCGTGGTCCAGGTGATGCAGCGCGACGCGATCGACCGCCTTGGCCTCAACACCCTGTTGCTCGAACCGGAGATGCTGGAGGCGGTCGAGGCGGACGTCCATCTCGTCGGCACCCTGCTCTCGCTGAACAAGGCGATGCCGGAGACCACCAAGGAGACCGCGCGCGCCGTGGTCCGCAAGGTGGTCGAGGACCTGGAGAAGCGGCTGGCCACGCGGACCCGCGCCACCCTGACCGGCGCTCTGGACCGCAGTGCGCGGATCAGCAGGCCGCGCCACCACGACATCGACTGGAACCGCACCATCGCGGCCAACCTCAAGCACTACCTGCCCGAGTACCGCACCATCGTCCCGGAGCGGATGATCGGCTACGGCAGGGCGGCCCAGTCGGTGAAGAAGGACGTGATCCTCTGCATCGACCAGTCGGGCTCGATGGCCTCCTCGGTCGTCTACGCCTCGGTCTTCGGCGCCGTCCTCGCCTCGATGCGGTCGATCGCGACCCGGCTCGTCGTCTTCGACACGGCCGTGGTCGACCTGACCGATCAACTGGACGACCCGGTGGACGTGTTGTTCGGCACCCAGCTCGGGGGCGGTACGGACATCAACCGGGCGCTGGCGTACTGCCAGTCGCAGATCACCCGGCCCGCGGAGACCGTGGTGGTGCTCATCTCGGACCTGTACGAGGGCGGCATACGTGACGAGATGCTGAAGCGGGTGGCGGCGATGAAGGCGGCCGGGGTGCAGTTCGTGGCCCTGCTCGCCCTCTCCGACGAGGGCGCCCCCGCCTACGACCGCGACCACGCCGCGGCACTCGCCGCCCTGGACGCCCCCGCCTTCGCCTGCACCCCCGACCTCTTCCCGGACGTGATGGCCGCGGCGATCGAGAAGCGCCCGCTGCCGGTACCGGACAAGGAGGTGGTGCGGTAG